Below is a window of Brassica napus cultivar Da-Ae chromosome A5, Da-Ae, whole genome shotgun sequence DNA.
CAGCTTCGTGAACTCGAGTTTTGGCGATTGTTGTTCTCAAGAAAGATGCATTCTTGTTATCATACGCACTTCTCCTCCCTCAAGCTTCCACATTTCTTTGCACCGAAGGTCTTTAGTTTCTCTCATTATCCATTAGCTGATAGCTCCTGAGACTAAGAAGAAAAGTTTGAAACTGTagtatttttttccttttctatgtATCAGAGTTTTGTGGCGTCTTCACGGAGAGAGTTAAGAGTGTTCGCAGTGGCAACCAGTATGGATGATGCGTCTGGTAACATACCAGCGGCTCCAATTTCTCTACCTGAAGGCTCATGGaaacaggttttttttttttaactttgcaTTGTGTTGGCTTTTATTGAGTTTGCTTCAAGGATTGAGAATTTGGAATCTTTTTTAGATAGGTGGTGGAGTGACAGCTGCGAAAGGGTTTAAAGCTGCTGGTATGTATGCTGGATTACGTGCTTCAGGGAAGAAGCCTGATCTCGCTCTTGTTACCTGTGATGTCGACGCTGTTGCTGCAGGTCCTTTGCTCTTGCTTGCTTGCTTCTTTTGGTggtttttaatatgtatattcAGTGGCTAAtagtttcttattttcttcttgaTGATTTGGTTTCAGGAGTGTTTACTATGAATGTGGTTGCTGCTGCTCCTGTTGTTTACTGCAAAAAGGTTCTTGAGACTTCCAATACGGTAAATGAACCCTCTTACCTCCTTATTTGGATTAACCAAAGCATTTTGTAGCCTTCTTCTGAGGCTTATTGAAATCTTTCAGGCGCGTGCAGTGTTGATAAATGCCGGTCAGGCTAATGCAGCTACGGTAAAGATATATCTCTGTTGCTTTCAATAAGTAGAGATCATCTTGAGCTATGTTGTTTACATGTTATTACATGTCATAGTGAAGAAGCCTAGAGCTATGCATCCCTCATTATGGTTGGTTATGTGTTGTGGATTGAGATTATTCCTATCTCAGGGTGATGCAGGTTACCAAGATATGTTAGATTGTGTTGGTTCTCTAGCAACGGTACGTCTTGATGTCTTTTGGTCCTGTGTCTCCCTCAAATCTCATATCCTTCAACTTTCTCTAGTTGTTCTTCATTGTTGCAGCTACTTAAAGTGAATCCAGAGGAAGTATTAATCGAGTCAACTGGGGTTATTGGTCACAGGATAAAGAAGGTACCAACACATTTCTCATTAACTTTGCATCACTCGTGTTTCTCACATCTACAATCTCAATGTTGTTTTTCAGAAAGAGCTTCTCCAAGCACTTCCAACACTAGTCAGCTCGATGTCAGACTCTGTTGAACAGTAATCTCCTCGTCTCTTTCAGCTCTTATGTTACAATATTCACTTTAAATATCAGCCACTTGACACCCTTTCAAGTCTCAACCAAATCAAATTATGATATGCAGGGCAGATTCTGCTGCTATAGCAATCACTACAACGGATCTTGTAAGCAAGAGCGTGGCAGTTGAATCACAGGTAGGTATAAGAAACACAGTTGTGCACTGTTTCTTCCTTGCACAGTTTTATATATCTTACAATGTTTTTGAAAGTGCTCAGGTCGGAGGAACCACAATTCGAGTTGGTGGCATGGCAAAAGGCTCAGGGATGATCCATCCAAATATGGCAACTATGCTAGGTGTATGTTCTTTtagcttctcctttcttttaGCCTTAAGACAGACACGTTGATGTTGCCAAAACGATATCTATGTTTCTCAGGTCATCACAACAGACGCTCTAGTTGAAAGTGATATCTGGAGAAAGATGGTAAAAGTTGCAGTAAACCGAAGTTTTAACCAGATCACTGTAAGTTAAAACAATTTTCAAACATTGATTATTATTCAGTCCCTCCAGGCTATGATTAATGAAAAAGCCTTGGTCTTATAGGTAGATGGGGACACGAGTACCAACGACACAGTCATTGCTTTGGCGAGTGGGCTATCTGGATCACCTTTTATATCTTCTTTGAACTGTAAGGAAGCTGTACAGCTTCAGGCATGCCTTGATGCGGTATGTTTTTGCTATCTTTCTAACAGTGGCTCATAAGCTGGACTTAAACATGGAACTCTAAAACTAATAGGTGATGCAAGGACTTGCCAAATCAATAGCTTGGGATGGCGAAGGCGCAACATGTCTCATTGAGGTAACGGTAAAAGGAACAGAAACTGAAGCAGAAGCAGCGAAAATTGCACGCTCGGTGGCTTCCTCTTCACTAGTTAAAGTATGTGAGCGGAGATAGAGACACATGAATGATCAAAGAGGtcattcttcttgtttctaACGTCTGTCATTGCTGGTTGTGATAGGCAGCTGTTTATGGAAGAGATCCGAACTGGGGACGCATAGCTGCAGCTGCTGGCTACGCTGGCGTTTCTTTCCAGATGGATAAGCTTGAGATATCACTCGGCGAGTTTTCACTCATGGAGAGTGGTCAACCTCTTCCTTTTGACAGGTTTCTTATCTTACAACTGATCTTGTCTCAATCGCAAAATAAAGTTAAATCATGTTCTTACacaaatgtgtatatatacacaGGGATGGAGCTAGTAACTACCTCAAGAAAGCTGGTGAGGTTCATGGAACTGTCACAATCGATCTATCAGTAGGTGAAGGTGCAGCCACAGGAAAGGCGTGGGGGTGTGATCTTAGCTATGACTATATCAAGATCAACGCTGAGTATACCTCCTGAGACCAAGATGCAGAGATTCATGTAATGTTGTGTTATGTTCTCAATTTATAAACTACATTTGCTTCAAATAAGAAAACATCATTTCAAATAACAAAGCTCCGTTGAGTTCTTCACAAAAGCTTACACAAAATCTTCACAACAGTACTTAGGATCAACCATTACACATAAGAAAgataacacacacacacaaaaagtgaatttgattatttattagaCAAAGAGGAAGAGCACATCTCATTGATGTGTGAAGATGTGCCAATGCCATTCAAGAAGATGCAGCAACTATAGTCATCTGAGTAACCCAATCAAACTTGTCGCGACTGTGTTTGCCGCGAGAAGCTTGCTTCTTGTTGTCCTTGCCACTACGAGAGGAACTAGAGCTGTCTTTGCCCTTCTGTCCTTTCTTCCCGTTCTTCCTGTGGCCGTCTTTGCTCTTTGAtttctgctgctgctgcttcttGTTTCTCGTGTGGGAAGCTATAGAAGGAGGAGGATCATACACGTCATCCGCCCATGAAACACTCGTCTTCCTCAGTGTCAAGCCATGCTTCTCCCGGCTGCCTTTTATAGCAGGGATGAGAACAACAACCGGTGCCTGTTGAAAATGACAAAGCTCAATCCCAAGGACACTTAAGACTCTTATTGAAGTATAAACAATGACTTACAGTAGTAAGGTTCTCATCCTTGTCTTCATCATCTGAACACTTGAGAGGTAAAGAACCTAAAGAAGATTTGGTATCTGATTCTCCATTCACAGTTTGGTTTATATAACCAGTCTCATCTCCATCAGGTTCCAGAGAATCTTCAGAGCATTGGGTGGGACTGGAAGAAGGCAAGATCTCAAAGTCTGAATCTTTACCAGAAACAGAGCTCATATCCAACTGCCACAAAACAAGCTCAAAGTTATCACCtttgagataaaaaaaagcTACAAAATGTTCATACCTTCGTGGGTTCAAGTAAAGTTTGTGTCTTTCGATGAGAAGAGAGCAGAAGAAGGAGAGATGTTAACTAAGATTACCACGCCAATCAGACTTTTGAAGAGGTTTAAGACGATGCGAAGACAAAGCAGAATGATAAGGAGTCAGAGAAGGAACCAAAAGGAGAAGCTTAGAGGGCAGCGAAGGCATTATATCTTATGCTCTTCGTAACCCTTTTAACCCAACGGAAAAGCCCTAATTCTCTAATTTCGATTCCAGAAGAGTTctcagaagagagagagagggatgaTTCTCCGAACAGCTCTAGATAGATACCCAAGAAGCCTTTAGAATCGGATCATGGAAACCAGAAGGAAAATCAAGGACAATGGATTTTGCGTGTGAGGAGGAAGACGACAAAGAAGAGAAGCTAATttgagaagacgaagaagatgacGTCTTAAATAGAAAAGTTAAATCAACGGTTGATTGATGTGTTAGACAATATCACGACCGTACACGTGTACTGAGTGAAGACTTTTGGGccttgatatttttatattgggtCTTGAGGCATGTTATACACTAATGGGCCGTTGGAGGAAATAAATTGCTACAccattactctttttttttcttttatatgccCCGGGAGGACAAATTGCTACACCATTGCTACGCTATTgactgttatttttttttgaaataactaTCAGCAATTGCTACTTTACCGgcatgtttttttcttgaaataaaTTGCTACACTATCGGCTGGTCTAGTTTTCTCCGGAAAGAACACACTTAGTGCTACATAGTAGACTAAGTAGCCATATTacataaaaaatcaaattcagAACTGATGTGGATATACACCAAGCTCAAGAGATAGCTAGTAGTGACCGCCACTTCGTATACACCATTTCTCTCGACGAGTTTCCAGTAATGTATATGCTAGATAGGGGAGTATTAGTTTTCTTAGGTTTTGTTCATGTTTAAagtgtatttattttattatttatataacttCGACGTTTTGAAACAGAATATTCTACCACTAATCACTAGGCCATCATACTTTTGGTATGCTTGCCATTCATGCAATTGGTATACTTGTTGATACGTTCTGTTCTTTATTCATGGTTTGGTCTTAATAGAAAACTCTTCTATATGACGCTTGAGTCTCTTATGGCTTTTTAAAGGATTCTTAGCCCATGTGCAACGTAAGAAACTTTTGCAACGAgtactctcttcttttcttttgcttcCGTTATGATTCAGTATTTTCTATGTTTGCTTTACTTTTATTATGACTAGGTAAAAAACCCCCGCGATATCGCGCGGgaactcattttataaaaataaacatttacatgtatttatatttatttatagataatattaaaatgtataatttattgttttaaattataactaaaataaaaatatgtcaaTACTAATTAAGATATATCtcttatattagtttatataaattattcagAAATTTTGAAtacaacttaatatttttaaactaattaagataaacaaacacatttAAATCTAATAAATTACTAGTTTAATAAGGTAATTTATAAAGATAAGTAGGACATATGATTATGTAAAATACATATATCGTCGAAAACATGATTGCATGATAATTTTATGAGATCTTGTTtaataacatattttctttGTAAAGCACACacacatttcttttttttttcttaattatttatatcGTATGTAAAGCTAAGtcattcaatttatttttaaatattaactgTTTCCAAAGAAGTATGTTTTAGCATATCATTCCATaaattgaaataatattaaatcgTTTGTTCCTTCCAAGTATTCACTGAATACATATATACTTTTACTTAAATTCTCTAAACATTTATTTACATTCTTTAAAGCTATAATATAATGgaaataagaaaattacaaaagaacgtctaaaaaaacaaatgtattttaaagatgaaaattcatatccttatatgtttttagtaatttagtaTTAGTGATTCTATGAAAAAGGGGAAAGATCTCTTTTTATCATACATATTTTGCTTACTTGATATATAATGATCAAAATCAAAAGCTAACTCAATATTTCAGTTTCAAGTGGTAAGAACGTGATTGAAGATACACAAATGTCAATCtcctttttacttaaactattaATCAATAACAATTAAACGCAatgtaataatttattttattagttattttgTGCTTGAGTAAAAACAAGGATTTAACTGACACAAATACATGTGAGGTCTAAAAATACACTTATTAATATATctaattgtaaatatataatattgtgaaaataactaaattactcaaaaaatataatttccatatagtttaaaatttatataaaatatatatatataatgaatgaAAAGAcaatctttaaaatataaataacatttaggatgaaaagataaaatttttagatcttttGACAAATTTTTTCAAACAAATgaaattttctatatttatatatttttcaaaatatttgatgaaTTTTGGACAAtgaatattttcatttcataatttatgtttttctgtTGTGATTTTTTATGGATTATTATTCTAATTGTGATTTTTCTTGTCcacaaatttattaaataagagatTAATAGTTGCAATGGGTGACAACCAAACATTGCACCAGCTAGCTAATAGTTGTAATGGTTAGAATCAAAAGTTGTAATGACTAATCACCACTTGCTACATTTACCAACAATTACAATGGTTCATCAAGACAATTATAATCGTGCActtaaacaatttcaaaattttgctTAAATCTCCAACAATCCGTCCTCATTTATGTATAATTATAGATTCAGTTAATAAATagtaaaaactcataaattaaaatgtgcatataaaaaaaaatattttgatttaatttgtttaatacttatctattaatatataaaattgtcTAAATATGACAGGGTATTTTATCTAAAATCCGAATAGACAATaccaaatcaaagaaaaaaaccaGCATCAgaattttaaaccataaaatataattggaaaactataaatatataatgttataaaGTAATTAACTTAGCCAACAACAAATtaaccaaataattttaaaataattttaagattattttaaatatatattatatatatgaaaataaaagaaatatctCATTGAAAACCTACGCAACCTTTAGAATGAATAGACACATATTTAGGCATTTTTGATAATCTCTTGAAATTTATGCAATTTTAACATGAAAACACACATAATTATGAAAAGACATATATCCTTAATACTCTttaaccattttaaaaaaaaactaatgtaaTATTTAGGTTGAAAAGACACGTCATTTCACATATTCAAAAGGTTAACCCAGAGTTATAATGGTTAACACAAAAATTTGCAAAAACTCATCATAAAAGTCTACTATTACCAATGCACGGATTTATCATAGTTGCAATAGCTCATCACCAAAGACTTTCATCACTAACAACTTCAATGAATTATAAAGACACATAATTATAGAAAGACACATCATTTCATAATTTGACAACTTTGCAATATAAATTGAATTATTAGAAAACCACATATATAGTTTTGTGTTTATTATTGAGTATTAATACCTGAGGAACTTCAACGTCTGTAAATGTCAATATTTGGGAAAAGGAttttatcaatactattaaaacagaagcaatttttatctacttacaaatagtctaggttggaccattatatttaattatatttcctATTATTTCTACTCATATCTAATTTAACTGTTAAATATACATCATACCTAAAATTAAGGAACTAACtatctaatctattattttttaaactaatgaatttaatttatattaattcgaaattcaaataactaatcaattatattttagttattaatgtaataaataattatatatatatatatatatatatttatttattcgtatatatacaactatatattaatccaaatgcaaaaaaaaaaacaaattgttcaaaaccctcaccaaatacataaaaatataattcttatagtaagagtattaatatatataaatatatattattaaataaatattaatagtaatTATATGATGAAACATGTTACTATTGATagtttaatgaatatatttttacgGGTTACTCAAACAGACatgtatatatcaaatataaaccaattgaacaaatatatcataaaacattacattaacATAAATCGAAGCCAGAGAGTAAGggtcaatattttaattgttttaaaatataattatatctataaattataaaaattaagaactaaatataataaaaatatatatcaaaattaaaataataaatatttacatttctaatgcgaataatgaaattaacttttaaatttaaaataagccatagacaaaacatcaaaaagtatctaataatatgtgaataacaaaagtaaactaactaaataaacaattatattttttttacaaacgtAAATCATTAATTTGTAATAGACAGATACTCATTATTGATGctcaaatctattttatttttagtatgcATCCACTCAAATATTAATCCATTAACAAGATGGAATTTTAGTTGgactaaaattgtattaaaattagaatatcaatttcataatatattcacTATTCATCTGAATgttcatgaatatatattacaatactCTAAATATACTAATAAATTAAACCGGATTACATATTGAGTCATCTATCAGTTCAACCGATAACCAGATCTCGGGTTTTAGCGGTTGTTATggattttatagaatttttaaataacagttttttttttctgaaaactaAAATGGATTACATATGAACCACCGAATTTGGAAATTTAACTGCGGGGTCGAGTCGAATTTCAaaacattgaatataatttttcatttgtaatatttaagtgtagatacaattaaaatacaaatttatatcaaataaatttggaaTGTTTCGAAAATAATCCCGCGCttcgaaagcgcgggtcaaaatctagtctactctattaaaatagagtcattatttttatctactataaaAAAGTCTATGTTAGAAGACCAAATCTGaattattaatatgttttcttagGTTAATATACTAATTTAGTTTTCAGCatataataaactaaaatagtGGCCTattaagtaacaaaaaaaatatttttacgtaGATGATTAAAATCCTTCCCCTGCTATATAGGACATTTGTTTATATTTGACATTCCACTTTTGTAACAACCGtatttcatttaaatatttctataacatgttatattgtatttatattaGTCATGATTTCATActtaataaactaataaaaagttTTCATTCAGTTTAAAATGATTATACTAAAATTGACATATATCTACTCTATTAATTTAGAATCCTACTTTTTATCTACTCAAAAAATTGTCTTTTAAGTTTGGACCAATTCATAACTCCTTAGAAATAATTATAACATTCTCTATTATTTGTTTATACAATATAACTCcagttttaaaaagtatattcTTAAATTTTACCCTTCAGTTTGATAATTTATCAAAACTATACTTCAAAATGATTCTAACAAACGTAACCATAATTCACAGATCAAAATTATTATCCCTAACCAATTCTAACCAAATAAAATACTAATCACTATAGTGATTTGATATGTTCCACATGATCTATTATTTTGAGAAGTGAACCAATAAATATTTGCAAATGTGTTCATTtgttataatttcatttttattccatttttattatatggtccaaaaaaacatttaactcaatatattttatatgtcaaACTTTTCTTAGACGTTGAGTTATATAATTCAATAGATTTTAATACATCTGATCCAACTATTTAATCAAcactaaaaatttatataatttaataaaaatatatagttttaacaTTTCTAAGTGTATACACGTTTACATGTGTTATTTTCCTTATCAGACATTTCAATTTGTCTTTCAGAATTCAAATCTTAACAAAGCAATATAAGAAGATACATTATCCACTACGcaattgtaatatatatatatatatatttagtttgtaaattttaaataaaaatcaacaaaatcgTCTCGGTgacaagttttattaaaaaaaagtacattaaaCTTGCATTACTTAaattatgatttcaaatttaaaatttgtgttataagttaaaacataatatgtgctataataaaattttctaatgtCTACTCTTCATAtgttcaaaaattaatttatttaacattttaaaatatatttcagtATATAGTTacaaatagaaaatagaaaatcaaaacttaaaatataatcaaaataaaatgatatgtttaatatattatctgtcacaaaatttaaatactttcaataaaataatcaaaataataatttatttgattatacaaaaagaaattaaaaattcagataatttaaaataaaaaaatataacccgCGTTTAACGCGGGTAAGAATCTAGTTCCACATTTAAATCATGTTCTTTGAGAGGAGAATTATGATTCTCATTCACTTTTTGACTACATGTAAACAGTCAGAAATTTGACTATAGGTCCGAACATTATGTATTATCATTAGTAAGACAACTTATTATCATTATATTACAAACCTGAAATTACGAATCTTCTTTAAATCggtgtttttataaaattttgtagcAAGTGAAGTGTCTAATTAAATAATGTGATTCTAttcaaacaaaaatcatttaaatttttgggAAAAAATAGTTAACCATTTTGGTCTAACTGACGACAATACGTTTCTTCCTTTGGGTTTTGGATAGCACTGACCAAAAATCTGCAGCAATATTGTCCCAAATTGATACTCGAATTTTTGTTCCGCTGTAACTGaagataagataaaattattttgttaaagaaataataattttaaaatgtatatgaTAGAACACTTACTCTTGAAGAACGTAGCTGGCCATAATCTTACGTATTGAGTTATTTTTTCGTACTTTTGATCCCCAAACATAAGTAACGCTTTCAACAACATCTGCTTCATTGTTATTGCCATTAATATGATAACAACTAAAACAAAACTTTGACacttcaaaaaagaaaagaaataactGGTAAAATATGATTTGTGTTGGTTAACATTAGCAACTTTTTCATACCCAtggattctaaatttttttttctcaatttgAGGCACATCGTCTAATACTTCTGATGCAATTGTATGATGAGTGAGTTGAACAGAAAGTCTGTGTTCATTAGTAGTCATTTTTTTCATCAACATCAAAGTTACTAATATGAATAGATCATTCTTTGATGAAATCCTTGTAATAAATAAGACGATTATTCATTGAACCTTTTATTAGTTCTCCTTTCACATAAATAAAATGgatgttttttgaaaatatattaaaaaaaatttgtagtaACAACTAAAGGCTTACAGTTTCATTCAAAAGCTACTTTTGTTTGTCTCAGAGAAAAGTGCCCCcttcttcaatttttttcccCATTTTCGAATCAAGTGAATATTATTTTGCGTTTACAATTATCTTTCTCCAGATCTTTGTTTACAGAATATGAATACTCTAAGATAGCCATGTCTGACCCTTTTAGGATTTTAAATTGGTTTGAGAAAAAACTGGTTGCAACCATGTTATTGCGAGTGTCTATGaacaaaattagttttgttGTGGAGTGAATTATTCAAATATTCAAAACAGTGTCACAGTAGTTTATTGTTGTTTAGAGTTTTGAGTGAAAGGAAAATGTCAATGATTAATCACTTAAATAATAGTCGAAGCATTGCAAAGATTTCCGAAGCATTGCAATCATTTGGGATGGGACGCAACTGCTGGTCTTACGCTTTGCGACgttcattttgtttttgaagTAACTGATTTTGGTGTACTCTACATTTAATGTAATTTCATACGAAACCACAAAaagtgatataaatttgaaacataactttaaccttgaatataatttttttttattgacttAATGTAGTTGGCATAGATGATTATTCAAATATGTGGTTATTCTTTGTATCTGACTTGTTATACAAagactttttttaatttaataatacatatataaacattgtatttcaattattaaaaaaattagatgcaaaacaaacaatttttatctttacattacttaaaattcaaattatttgtaataaaaataatataaaactatcATCAGTAGGAACCAATTcagttacaaatatgaaaatttatacCATGTTTTACTGTTTTtcaaatacattatatattttaactgaCAGGAAAACCATAATAATTAGACTATAGAATTCTTAACATAATCTAGATGAATATATTCTGCTTACACATTATTTAACATTGTTACTATATTAGATTTAAGAATAAGAGTAGAATGTGAAAGATGGGCATATACACATACAAATACTAATATACATAtgcttattttatttatttaatggtttagtgatgttttaagcGTTATTTTTCTCTGctatgttaatatttatttatttattaacttcAATTGGATTATATGTATTGCTTTTTATACTTAAGAGATGCTGGATTTATGAATGACGAATCTATGTATGATAAACAAAACTTAATTGTCACATTCTTCCAATTTCaaagtatatattttgaaaagatacttataagaatagtcacaacttttcaatttttaaaagatacttatatgaatttttagaaaagacacaaccttccaacattgaatttttgaaaagacacaacctttttGACATGTTTTACAAAGAAACATTTACATTCTAGGACACTTTCCCTACTTTATATTACACCTTAAGACACATTCCTCTACTGACACACTTTCCTTAACAGCTTGTGTCTGATCTAGTTTGTTTTCTAACTAACACATTCTCCTTTTCGTTACATCCCAAGTCCCCAgcttcttcccattggccatttAGGCGGGATTATGCCCTAGCCGTCCATCTCGTTTTTATTTATACGGCTCAGATTTATTTTCGCAGATCTAGACAAGACACATTGCTTTCTTGCAACATCAACCACTAGATCAAACCTAGTACATCGGACGGCCGAGATTAGTTGTTTCAGAACCACCATCTCCTATCAACCTTTTTGTCGTTGTTTCCAAAAGTTTCTTCAGCTTTACCTCATTCTTCCTTCAGAATCTAAGAACATTATCAATCCCCTGACAGGGGAATCTTCGTATCTGGACCACAGCTCGTGTTTGGTTAGTTAACTAACCTCTTTATCTATGTCTGCTTATCACGTTAACTCCAACTAAATTCagtttttatctaattttttgcAGGCAACCACCATGGCCGACCACTGTATGATCATTGCCGGCGAATGGAAGATCTCCGGCGACGGTAGCTGGAACTTTTCCATCGACAAACACCAAATGTCGAGGATTGTCACACTTAGCCCCTCCATGACGTTGTTAGAACTGCAGAACAATGTCTTGAATGAGTTCTTTCCTAACAAACAAACACGCCAGAAGCCTCTTTGAGCTACTGGCCTCCGAACTCTAAAGAACTGGCAACGGGCATCTCAACCCCACCCGTCATCCTCACACACGATGGTTCTGTTTGTTTCTTCTACCGGCATTTCGAGTTACAGAGGGGCATGAACTTGTTTGTCACCTTCAAACAGCAGTCGGAACCCATAAACACGAGTCAAGTTGATGAAAATCTATTCCCATTCACCACTCCCAAACAGCCTATCAcaaaaccccccccccccctctacTCAACCGCTATTCCGGTCCTCGTCCCCCTGCATCCGGACTTTCCCCGCCTTCTACCGCCGCGTCTAAAATCCCTGGATTTTCCCTTTT
It encodes the following:
- the LOC106451035 gene encoding arginine biosynthesis bifunctional protein ArgJ, chloroplastic; this translates as MHSCYHTHFSSLKLPHFFAPKSFVASSRRELRVFAVATSMDDASGNIPAAPISLPEGSWKQIGGGVTAAKGFKAAGMYAGLRASGKKPDLALVTCDVDAVAAGVFTMNVVAAAPVVYCKKVLETSNTARAVLINAGQANAATGDAGYQDMLDCVGSLATLLKVNPEEVLIESTGVIGHRIKKKELLQALPTLVSSMSDSVEQADSAAIAITTTDLVSKSVAVESQVGGTTIRVGGMAKGSGMIHPNMATMLGVITTDALVESDIWRKMVKVAVNRSFNQITVDGDTSTNDTVIALASGLSGSPFISSLNCKEAVQLQACLDAVMQGLAKSIAWDGEGATCLIEVTVKGTETEAEAAKIARSVASSSLVKAAVYGRDPNWGRIAAAAGYAGVSFQMDKLEISLGEFSLMESGQPLPFDRDGASNYLKKAGEVHGTVTIDLSVGEGAATGKAWGCDLSYDYIKINAEYTS
- the LOC106451036 gene encoding uncharacterized protein LOC106451036 is translated as MSSVSGKDSDFEILPSSSPTQCSEDSLEPDGDETGYINQTVNGESDTKSSLGSLPLKCSDDEDKDENLTTAPVVVLIPAIKGSREKHGLTLRKTSVSWADDVYDPPPSIASHTRNKKQQQQKSKSKDGHRKNGKKGQKGKDSSSSSRSGKDNKKQASRGKHSRDKFDWVTQMTIVAASS